One Lujinxingia sediminis DNA window includes the following coding sequences:
- a CDS encoding KTSC domain-containing protein — translation MEREFVHSSNVVSVGYSESEMILEVEFHGGSVYQYYGVPEFVYEEMMTAPSKGKFLAAQIKNQYAFSRVE, via the coding sequence ATGGAAAGAGAATTTGTTCATTCATCAAATGTCGTTTCAGTTGGCTATTCAGAGTCGGAAATGATTCTTGAGGTAGAATTTCACGGCGGTTCTGTCTATCAATATTATGGGGTTCCTGAATTCGTTTACGAGGAGATGATGACTGCTCCCTCAAAAGGAAAGTTTTTAGCTGCGCAGATAAAGAATCAGTATGCTTTTTCCCGAGTGGAGTGA
- the fdhD gene encoding formate dehydrogenase accessory sulfurtransferase FdhD, protein MASDPTTRIYTIERVQHCDDQQRRHQLDDLLVIEEPMELRIDYAIAGKRASRSLAITMRTPGDDEDLARGFLLTEGIIASEADLVSLKRCTDGQGEESPNIWRATLAASCTFDPGKLQRNFYSTSSCGVCGKASLDALHHQGVMPVAPGPTLNAALLLQLPDLLRAAQATFDRTGGLHACALFNARGELLDLAEDVGRHNALDKLLGRALRRGELPLNDRILVLSGRASFELIQKSLVAGIGLVAAVGAPSSLAVDLSDTYAQTLVGFLRDARFNVYTHPARLT, encoded by the coding sequence ATGGCCAGCGACCCGACCACCCGCATCTACACCATTGAGCGGGTGCAACACTGCGACGATCAGCAGCGACGCCATCAGCTCGACGACCTCCTCGTCATCGAAGAGCCCATGGAGCTGCGCATCGACTACGCCATCGCGGGCAAACGCGCCTCACGCAGCCTGGCGATCACGATGCGCACCCCCGGCGATGACGAAGACCTGGCGCGGGGATTCTTGCTGACCGAGGGCATCATCGCCTCCGAAGCCGATCTCGTAAGCCTCAAACGCTGCACCGACGGCCAGGGGGAAGAGAGCCCCAACATCTGGCGCGCCACGCTGGCGGCGAGCTGCACGTTTGATCCGGGCAAGCTGCAGCGCAACTTCTACAGCACGTCGAGCTGCGGGGTCTGCGGCAAGGCTTCCCTTGATGCTCTCCACCACCAGGGTGTGATGCCCGTGGCCCCCGGCCCCACCCTCAATGCGGCGCTCCTTTTGCAACTTCCCGACCTGCTGCGCGCCGCTCAGGCCACCTTCGATCGCACCGGCGGCCTGCACGCCTGCGCCCTCTTCAACGCCCGGGGCGAACTTCTCGATCTTGCCGAAGATGTCGGTCGCCATAACGCGCTGGACAAACTTCTGGGCCGCGCGCTGCGTCGAGGCGAACTTCCCTTAAACGATCGTATCCTTGTCTTGAGCGGTCGCGCCAGTTTCGAGCTGATCCAGAAGTCGCTGGTCGCAGGCATCGGGCTTGTGGCCGCCGTCGGCGCTCCCTCCTCCCTTGCCGTCGACCTCTCGGACACCTACGCTCAGACCCTGGTCGGGTTTCTGCGCGACGCCCGCTTTAATGTCTACACCCATCCGGCGCGCCTGACCTGA
- a CDS encoding FdhF/YdeP family oxidoreductase, whose protein sequence is MSDDTSSKNSLARITSADLSDYKKAAGGLDALISTTRHVLEQPGLIRGTRALVSLNQTEGFDCPGCAWPDPDDRSTFEFCENGAKAVADEATRFKVGPGFFEAHSISDLRKESDHWLNKQGRITHPMVRREGADHYEPIAWDEAFSLIGDALRELDHPDQAIFYTSGRTSNEAAFLYQLLARQLGTNNLPDCSNMCHESSGTGMNESLGVGKGTVSLEDVETTDALFIFGQNPGTNHPRMLSALQAAKRRGATIVAINPLKEPGLVAFQHPKELYRRPTDLADHYLQLRTGSDIALLKGLMKCLLAAEEERPGEVLDHDFINAQTSGFEAHLADLEATSWETILEETGLERAEIEAAARVAIEAKSLIACWAMGLTQHKHGVANIQQVVNFLLMRGFMGRPGSGACPVRGHSNVQGDRTMGIWEKPPEDFLDRLGAHFGFEPPREHGFDTIAAIEAMEAGKARVFVAMGGNFVMAAPDTERTARAMECCELTVQISTKLNRSHLRTGKTALILPCLGRTERDMQAGRPQFVTVEDSMSVVRASRGHLPPASDALFSEPRIVQKIAQATFEADTSPVNWDRFEGPYDPIRDAIAAVIPGFESFNRRIRKYPTGFLLPNGARDRDFNTSTGRANFVVSPIEPVALDEGQLIMMTIRSHDQYNTTVYDLNDRYRGIANKRRVVLLNPGDIERRGLRVGETVDLFSHFEGEERRADGFEVIAYDIPRGCAATYFPEANALVPLGHYARKSRTPASKSVVISLKTST, encoded by the coding sequence ATGAGCGACGACACTTCGTCCAAAAATTCGCTGGCCCGAATCACGTCGGCCGATCTGAGCGACTACAAAAAAGCCGCCGGCGGCCTCGACGCGCTCATCTCCACCACCCGCCATGTTCTGGAGCAGCCGGGCCTGATTCGCGGCACCCGCGCCCTGGTCAGCCTCAACCAGACCGAGGGGTTTGATTGCCCGGGCTGCGCCTGGCCCGACCCCGACGACCGCTCCACCTTTGAGTTCTGCGAAAACGGCGCCAAAGCCGTCGCCGACGAGGCCACGCGCTTTAAGGTCGGACCCGGTTTTTTCGAAGCACACAGCATCAGCGACCTTCGTAAGGAGTCCGACCACTGGCTCAACAAGCAGGGCCGCATCACCCACCCGATGGTGCGCCGCGAGGGCGCTGATCATTATGAGCCCATCGCATGGGACGAGGCGTTTTCGCTGATCGGCGACGCTCTGCGCGAGCTCGATCACCCCGACCAGGCCATCTTCTACACCTCGGGGCGCACCTCCAATGAGGCGGCCTTTCTCTACCAGCTGCTCGCGCGCCAGCTGGGCACCAACAACCTGCCCGACTGCTCCAATATGTGCCACGAGTCCAGCGGCACGGGCATGAACGAGTCGCTGGGAGTAGGCAAAGGCACCGTCTCACTCGAAGATGTCGAGACCACCGACGCGCTCTTTATTTTCGGGCAAAATCCCGGGACGAACCACCCGCGCATGCTCAGCGCCCTGCAGGCTGCCAAACGCCGCGGCGCCACCATCGTGGCCATCAACCCGCTCAAAGAGCCGGGGCTTGTGGCATTTCAGCACCCCAAAGAGCTCTACCGCCGCCCCACCGACCTGGCTGACCACTACCTGCAACTTCGCACCGGCAGCGACATCGCGCTCCTCAAGGGCCTGATGAAATGCCTGCTCGCTGCCGAAGAAGAACGCCCCGGCGAAGTTCTCGATCACGACTTCATCAACGCCCAGACCTCCGGCTTTGAGGCTCACCTGGCCGACCTGGAGGCCACCTCCTGGGAGACGATCCTTGAAGAGACCGGCCTTGAGCGCGCCGAGATCGAGGCCGCAGCCCGGGTGGCCATTGAGGCCAAAAGCCTGATTGCCTGCTGGGCGATGGGTTTGACGCAGCACAAACACGGGGTGGCCAACATCCAGCAGGTCGTCAACTTTCTGTTGATGCGCGGCTTTATGGGCCGCCCCGGCTCCGGCGCCTGCCCGGTACGCGGCCACTCCAACGTGCAGGGCGACCGCACGATGGGGATCTGGGAAAAGCCGCCCGAGGACTTCCTCGATCGCCTGGGCGCACACTTCGGGTTTGAGCCTCCGCGCGAACATGGTTTTGATACCATCGCCGCCATTGAGGCGATGGAAGCAGGCAAGGCGCGGGTCTTTGTGGCCATGGGCGGCAACTTCGTGATGGCTGCCCCCGACACCGAGCGCACTGCACGGGCGATGGAGTGCTGCGAGCTGACCGTGCAGATCTCCACCAAGCTCAATCGCTCCCACCTGCGCACCGGCAAGACCGCGCTGATTCTCCCCTGCCTGGGGCGCACCGAGCGCGATATGCAGGCTGGCCGCCCGCAATTTGTCACGGTCGAAGACTCGATGAGCGTGGTACGCGCCTCCCGCGGGCATCTTCCCCCGGCCAGCGACGCGCTCTTCAGCGAGCCTCGCATCGTCCAGAAGATCGCGCAGGCTACCTTTGAGGCCGACACCTCGCCGGTGAACTGGGATCGCTTTGAAGGCCCCTACGATCCGATCCGCGATGCCATCGCTGCGGTGATCCCCGGTTTTGAAAGTTTCAACCGCCGGATCCGCAAATACCCCACGGGCTTTTTGCTGCCCAACGGCGCGCGCGATCGCGACTTCAACACAAGCACCGGGCGAGCGAACTTCGTGGTAAGCCCCATCGAGCCGGTCGCGCTGGACGAGGGTCAGCTGATCATGATGACAATCCGCTCCCACGATCAGTACAACACGACCGTCTACGATCTGAACGACCGCTACCGGGGCATCGCCAACAAGCGACGGGTGGTGTTGCTCAACCCCGGCGACATCGAGCGCCGGGGGTTGAGGGTGGGTGAAACGGTCGACCTCTTCAGCCATTTTGAAGGAGAGGAGCGTCGCGCAGATGGCTTCGAGGTCATCGCCTACGACATCCCGCGCGGATGTGCGGCGACCTACTTCCCCGAGGCCAACGCGCTGGTGCCGCTTGGCCACTACGCACGAAAGAGTCGCACGCCTGCCTCCAAATCGGTGGTCATCAGCCTGAAGACCTCGACCTGA
- a CDS encoding sigma-70 family RNA polymerase sigma factor: MNIESNVTERQPSNLAHLSGDLSLPMLSESKLNISADTDATSAYLMRLNYIEPLPAEEQQQLAERYVNEGDGEAGRMLILTNLRLVVKLAREYSRRWSNLLDLIQEGNVGLAEALKRYDPYRGVKFTSYAQYWIRAMILNYLMNHVHPVKIGSSRAGRKLFYNLKKARRALIKEGHEKPSPALIAEYLDVDESEVVRVAAQLDAPPVRLDAEAPGFEATTIGERMESDAATPEELASDRDLATRLRGAIDAFGRQIDTDRKRAIWFERMIAEDPKTLVTLGGEWDVSKERIRQVEVQIREEFRNFLFENLGERVELEFLEAI; the protein is encoded by the coding sequence ATGAACATCGAATCAAACGTCACTGAACGTCAGCCCTCCAACCTGGCCCACCTCTCGGGAGATCTGAGCCTGCCCATGCTCTCGGAGAGCAAGCTCAACATCAGCGCCGATACCGACGCGACCAGCGCCTACCTGATGCGTCTCAATTACATCGAGCCGCTTCCCGCCGAAGAACAGCAGCAACTCGCCGAGCGCTACGTCAACGAAGGCGACGGGGAGGCAGGGCGCATGCTCATCCTGACCAACCTGCGCCTGGTCGTGAAGCTGGCCCGCGAATACTCCCGCCGCTGGTCCAACCTGCTCGATCTGATACAGGAAGGTAACGTCGGTCTGGCCGAGGCGCTCAAACGTTATGACCCGTACCGCGGCGTCAAGTTCACGAGCTATGCCCAGTACTGGATCCGCGCGATGATCCTCAACTACCTGATGAATCACGTGCATCCGGTTAAGATCGGCAGCTCGCGCGCCGGCCGCAAGCTCTTCTACAACCTCAAAAAAGCCCGTCGCGCCCTGATCAAAGAAGGTCATGAGAAGCCTTCTCCGGCGCTGATTGCGGAGTACCTGGATGTGGATGAGAGCGAGGTGGTGCGCGTGGCCGCCCAACTCGACGCTCCCCCGGTGCGTCTGGATGCCGAGGCTCCCGGTTTTGAAGCCACCACCATCGGTGAGCGCATGGAGTCGGATGCGGCCACCCCCGAGGAGCTCGCCAGCGACCGCGATCTTGCCACCCGCCTGCGCGGGGCCATCGACGCCTTCGGCCGCCAGATCGATACCGATCGCAAACGCGCCATCTGGTTTGAGCGCATGATCGCCGAAGATCCCAAAACCCTCGTCACCCTGGGCGGGGAGTGGGATGTCTCCAAGGAGCGCATCCGTCAGGTGGAGGTGCAGATCCGCGAGGAGTTCCGCAACTTCCTCTTCGAAAATCTCGGTGAGAGGGTGGAACTGGAGTTCCTCGAAGCGATTTAA
- a CDS encoding sensor histidine kinase, with protein sequence MPSSLNATLRPARIATMLSLGYLLPSLLYIVVSSTLTSEVATDPESAATIEMLKGSLFVLVSAMLIGALSYWMLSLVQRRQSDSQRLREALLSAERRATTALLSASVAHDARNELAVLKSNHQVLVQNPDLSPEDLEDLYNDQALAIERLEALTERLVLNCRNSIGNTPHQADISELIRQATTALHTHTKLRDVDLRRTLPKALSLKTYPILVHQIIINLVLNAAEAIDAATIKDGVIHVIARSEGQKVILEVHDNGPGIPEDLREAIFSAFVSTKAEGNGLGLISVRACASSHDGEVDIATSPLGGALVRVSLNPVGDAPFDSARFHRALLAASA encoded by the coding sequence ATGCCTTCTTCCCTCAACGCCACCCTGCGCCCCGCTCGCATCGCCACGATGCTCTCGCTGGGCTACCTCCTCCCCTCCCTGCTCTACATCGTCGTATCCTCCACACTGACCTCGGAGGTTGCCACCGACCCGGAGAGCGCTGCCACCATTGAGATGCTCAAGGGCTCGCTCTTTGTCCTCGTCAGCGCGATGCTCATCGGGGCGCTCTCCTACTGGATGCTCAGCCTGGTGCAACGGCGCCAGTCCGACAGCCAGCGGCTGCGCGAGGCGCTGCTCAGCGCGGAGCGGCGCGCCACCACCGCGCTGCTGTCGGCCTCGGTGGCCCATGACGCCCGCAATGAACTTGCCGTACTCAAGAGCAACCACCAGGTGCTGGTGCAAAACCCCGACCTCTCCCCCGAAGATCTCGAAGATCTCTACAACGACCAGGCCCTGGCCATCGAGCGCCTCGAAGCGCTCACCGAACGCCTGGTGTTGAACTGCCGCAACAGCATTGGCAACACGCCCCACCAGGCCGACATCAGCGAGCTGATCCGTCAGGCCACTACCGCGCTGCACACGCACACCAAACTTCGCGACGTCGATCTCCGGCGCACCCTGCCCAAAGCGCTCTCGCTGAAGACCTACCCCATCCTCGTTCACCAGATCATCATCAACCTGGTGCTCAACGCCGCCGAAGCCATCGACGCCGCCACCATCAAAGATGGCGTCATCCACGTCATCGCTCGCAGCGAGGGGCAGAAGGTCATCCTGGAGGTGCATGATAACGGCCCGGGCATCCCCGAAGATCTGCGCGAGGCCATCTTCAGCGCCTTTGTCTCCACCAAAGCCGAGGGCAATGGTCTGGGGCTGATTTCAGTGCGCGCCTGCGCGTCGAGCCACGATGGCGAGGTCGACATCGCCACATCCCCCCTGGGCGGCGCGCTGGTACGGGTGAGCCTCAACCCGGTGGGAGATGCCCCCTTTGACAGCGCCCGTTTTCATCGCGCGCTTCTGGCGGCCTCTGCCTGA
- a CDS encoding penicillin acylase family protein, with translation MHTLRTPALAIVLGAALLGPVACQDDDPTTEADTGTDVSTDTGTDADADPLSDDQRTLLDIEEVERWELPALSAPVHVIRTEGNIPHIYAENDVDAARVQGFITARDRYFMMDLTRRLGLGEVSALLGDAALSMDLETRLNGSRHVAERILEQATPEMRQVMEAYADGVNAYIAQVEAGALPAPSELELLGGILGASDPVDAMQPFEARDIAGLFATFIYESSYETGDMGRAAAYAQLETLFEGDAYEELRRAGALEDIWLNARPVKPLAAGTWGPPNTTPSTGLTLTPRAGTTPSVESGLMARLTASLDDFQERRGLRSHEKGFGSNAWAVSAEASATGTSLFAADGHLSLGIPSILYHVGLDTTVFGGTDRPHQFGLAIPGMPVVPVGTNGQVAWSFTQLSGDITDWYSEQIRLDENGLPAETLFEGEWRATTRINEVYEIADVPTLDSEGRTETIARYQTFDDRWIIDMEGVPADPDEELEAGTSLVRTHSGWVIPADVNNDGAIDAISFAYVGLQIGDIIGTFDRMARAGNIEDFRQATRGMIATSLNFVVSDAQGSVLFSGHQAVPCRDYLPRSEDGVWGEGAHPAMLLDGTTYGNFQIPLIDGVIDSSHQDDPYRCVIPLDESPALANPPQGFVATANNDPVGVSLDSNLFNGQRYIGGPWDVGFRADRISRELTRYIDENSADIDAMAALQANTQSALGEHFSPAMIAAIDTMEALRALDPSELEAWESRALASYEPIRDKALDVQTRLQAWAQRGYWARSGVETFYNSPTEDDRLDAVATTLFNVWFGDFQRAVFDDEGLPGIWQSGGTGGRIRLLSSMLEGRGEGNPAGLASYNEESGESIFFDVRASAELERSEEILMGALVDALDFLASEPTSAGVGGFGSEDFDTYLWGLRHHAKFESLLADFLRDQPAFAPLADRFSITARRLPLAEDLGRNDPRRGIQWFPRDGDQYNVDAANPGISGRSFTYGSGPVNRLVVSLGGERVEGRTIIPGGQSGLIDSEHFDDQAALWLGDQALPLRFEPDAVAQGATGREVFAP, from the coding sequence ATGCATACCCTCCGCACCCCTGCGCTCGCCATCGTGTTGGGCGCAGCGCTGCTGGGCCCTGTGGCCTGCCAGGACGATGATCCGACCACCGAGGCCGACACCGGCACCGATGTTTCCACCGACACGGGCACCGATGCCGACGCCGATCCCCTCAGCGATGACCAGCGCACCTTGCTTGATATCGAAGAGGTTGAGCGCTGGGAGCTTCCCGCGCTCAGCGCCCCGGTGCACGTGATCCGCACCGAGGGGAACATCCCCCACATCTATGCGGAGAATGACGTCGACGCCGCGCGCGTCCAGGGCTTTATCACCGCCCGCGACCGCTACTTCATGATGGACCTCACCCGACGCCTGGGTCTGGGAGAAGTCAGTGCGTTGCTGGGCGACGCCGCACTGAGCATGGACCTTGAGACGCGGCTCAACGGCTCGCGCCACGTCGCCGAGCGCATCCTTGAGCAGGCCACCCCCGAGATGCGCCAGGTGATGGAAGCCTACGCCGATGGCGTCAACGCCTACATCGCCCAGGTCGAGGCCGGAGCACTCCCGGCTCCCAGTGAGCTGGAACTTCTGGGCGGCATCCTCGGGGCCAGCGATCCGGTTGACGCCATGCAACCCTTTGAGGCGCGGGACATCGCCGGGCTCTTTGCGACCTTCATCTACGAGTCCAGCTACGAGACCGGAGACATGGGCCGGGCCGCGGCGTATGCACAGCTCGAGACGCTCTTTGAAGGCGACGCCTATGAGGAACTTCGCCGCGCCGGCGCTCTCGAAGACATCTGGCTCAACGCTCGCCCGGTCAAGCCTCTGGCCGCAGGCACGTGGGGCCCGCCCAACACCACACCTTCCACCGGGCTTACGCTGACCCCGCGCGCCGGCACCACTCCGAGCGTGGAGAGCGGCCTGATGGCGCGCCTCACCGCGAGCCTCGACGACTTCCAGGAGCGGCGAGGTCTGCGCAGCCACGAGAAGGGCTTTGGCTCCAACGCCTGGGCAGTCAGCGCCGAGGCCTCGGCCACCGGCACGAGCCTCTTTGCCGCCGACGGGCACCTCTCCCTGGGCATCCCCTCGATTCTCTACCACGTCGGCCTCGACACCACGGTCTTCGGCGGCACCGACCGTCCCCACCAGTTTGGCCTGGCCATCCCGGGGATGCCCGTGGTGCCGGTGGGCACCAACGGGCAGGTCGCCTGGAGCTTCACTCAGCTCTCCGGAGACATCACCGACTGGTACTCCGAGCAGATTCGCCTCGATGAGAACGGCCTGCCCGCCGAGACGCTCTTCGAAGGGGAGTGGCGCGCAACCACGCGCATCAATGAAGTCTATGAGATCGCCGACGTCCCCACCCTGGACAGCGAAGGCCGAACCGAGACCATCGCCCGCTATCAGACCTTCGACGATCGCTGGATCATCGATATGGAGGGCGTACCAGCCGACCCGGACGAGGAGCTTGAAGCGGGTACGTCACTGGTGCGCACCCACTCCGGCTGGGTGATCCCGGCCGATGTCAACAATGACGGCGCCATCGACGCCATCAGCTTCGCCTACGTCGGCCTGCAAATTGGCGACATCATCGGCACCTTCGATCGCATGGCCCGCGCTGGCAACATCGAGGACTTCCGCCAGGCCACGCGTGGCATGATCGCGACCTCGCTCAACTTCGTGGTCAGCGACGCCCAGGGCAGCGTCCTCTTCTCCGGGCATCAGGCCGTGCCCTGCCGTGACTACCTCCCCCGCTCCGAGGACGGCGTCTGGGGCGAGGGCGCGCACCCGGCGATGCTCCTCGATGGTACGACCTACGGGAACTTCCAGATCCCGCTCATCGACGGGGTCATCGACAGCTCCCACCAGGATGATCCCTACCGCTGTGTGATTCCTCTCGATGAAAGTCCGGCGCTGGCCAACCCGCCTCAAGGCTTTGTGGCCACGGCCAACAATGACCCGGTGGGCGTCTCGCTCGACAGCAACCTCTTCAACGGCCAGCGCTACATTGGCGGCCCCTGGGATGTGGGCTTCCGCGCCGACCGCATCAGCCGCGAGCTCACCCGCTATATCGACGAAAACAGCGCTGATATCGATGCCATGGCCGCCCTTCAGGCCAACACCCAGTCGGCCCTTGGCGAGCACTTCTCCCCGGCGATGATCGCGGCCATCGACACGATGGAGGCTCTTCGCGCGCTCGACCCGAGCGAGCTCGAGGCCTGGGAGAGCCGTGCGCTCGCAAGCTATGAGCCCATCCGCGACAAAGCCCTCGACGTGCAGACTCGCCTCCAAGCCTGGGCCCAGCGCGGCTACTGGGCCCGAAGTGGCGTGGAGACCTTCTACAACTCGCCCACCGAAGACGACCGCCTCGATGCGGTGGCCACCACCCTGTTTAACGTGTGGTTTGGCGACTTCCAGCGCGCGGTCTTCGACGATGAGGGCCTCCCCGGGATCTGGCAGAGCGGCGGAACCGGCGGTCGCATCCGCCTGCTCTCCTCGATGCTGGAAGGACGCGGCGAAGGCAACCCGGCGGGCCTCGCGAGCTACAATGAGGAGAGCGGGGAGTCGATCTTCTTTGATGTGCGCGCCAGCGCGGAGCTCGAGCGCAGCGAAGAGATTCTCATGGGTGCACTCGTCGACGCGCTCGACTTCCTGGCCAGCGAACCCACCTCGGCTGGTGTCGGTGGCTTTGGAAGCGAGGACTTCGACACCTACCTCTGGGGGCTTCGTCACCACGCCAAATTTGAGAGCTTGCTGGCCGACTTCCTGCGCGACCAGCCGGCCTTTGCGCCCCTGGCTGATCGCTTCTCAATCACCGCGCGGCGCCTGCCCCTGGCCGAAGACCTGGGGCGCAACGATCCGCGCCGCGGTATTCAGTGGTTCCCCCGCGACGGCGACCAGTACAACGTTGATGCCGCCAACCCGGGCATCTCCGGGCGCTCCTTCACCTACGGCTCCGGCCCGGTCAACCGCCTGGTGGTCAGCCTGGGGGGTGAGCGCGTGGAGGGACGCACGATCATCCCCGGCGGCCAATCCGGTCTGATCGACTCGGAGCATTTTGACGACCAGGCCGCGCTCTGGCTGGGCGACCAGGCGTTGCCGCTGCGCTTTGAGCCCGATGCCGTGGCACAAGGGGCCACCGGCCGCGAGGTCTTTGCTCCATGA
- a CDS encoding rhodanese-like domain-containing protein → MKELSYEEFAARREADNLRLIDVRERDEFADVHVKGAELFPLSEIRAGELPEEDEREIAVICRSGARSAAAAQAFESAGFKECINVAGGTLAAIEAGEEHVERG, encoded by the coding sequence ATGAAAGAGTTGAGCTATGAGGAGTTCGCCGCGCGTCGCGAGGCGGATAACCTGCGCCTGATCGATGTGCGCGAGAGAGATGAGTTTGCCGACGTTCACGTTAAGGGCGCCGAGCTCTTTCCCCTCTCCGAGATTCGCGCCGGCGAGCTGCCCGAGGAAGATGAGCGCGAGATCGCGGTGATCTGCCGTTCCGGCGCGCGCAGCGCAGCGGCCGCTCAGGCATTTGAGTCGGCCGGTTTTAAGGAGTGCATCAACGTGGCCGGGGGAACGCTGGCGGCGATTGAGGCCGGTGAGGAGCATGTTGAACGCGGTTGA
- the rimO gene encoding 30S ribosomal protein S12 methylthiotransferase RimO gives MVKKVHMISLGCPKNRVDSEVMVGMIQGDGAFEMVADVEDAEIVVVNTCGFIDAAKEESVDTIMEMVDLKKRGLLGKVVVTGCLSQRYSGELETEIPEVDAILGTQTFTSINEALHGRLSQKTYIQPGSFIMDHEVARTNTVRGGTAYLKIAEGCSRSCSFCIIPTIRGTQKSRSIDDVVAEARKLGRAGVNEVILVAQDMTSYGIDLDPKHNRDYLLRLLRRLDEEADEISWVRLLYMYPWNFTDDLVEFFQTSEKLVPYVDMPLQHINRRILKSMKRNIQRDAQARLIDKLRGIDDLVLRTSLIAGYPGETDAEFRELYDWVKEVEFDRVGVFVYSPEEGTAAGAMEDQVEEHVKVERRDALMELQQGISERKNAEWVGQTTEVIVDGVSEEHELVLEGRHYGQAPDIDGVVYLSFDYGGDVPVPGEFVEVEIQQAGAYDLTGVVIPKDPLGLGEGKLNLRS, from the coding sequence ATGGTTAAAAAAGTTCATATGATCTCGCTGGGTTGCCCCAAAAACCGGGTCGACTCCGAGGTGATGGTCGGCATGATCCAGGGCGACGGCGCCTTTGAGATGGTCGCCGATGTCGAAGACGCCGAGATCGTGGTCGTCAATACCTGCGGGTTCATCGACGCGGCCAAAGAAGAGTCGGTCGATACGATCATGGAGATGGTCGACCTGAAAAAGCGGGGCCTCCTGGGCAAGGTCGTGGTCACCGGCTGTCTCTCGCAGCGTTACTCCGGCGAGCTGGAGACGGAGATCCCGGAGGTCGACGCGATCCTGGGTACCCAGACCTTCACCTCCATCAATGAGGCGCTGCACGGCAGGCTCTCGCAGAAGACCTACATTCAGCCCGGCAGCTTCATCATGGATCACGAGGTCGCCCGCACCAACACGGTGCGGGGCGGCACCGCCTACCTGAAGATCGCCGAGGGATGTTCCCGTTCGTGCAGCTTCTGCATCATTCCCACGATCCGCGGCACCCAGAAGAGCCGCTCGATCGACGACGTGGTCGCCGAGGCCCGCAAACTGGGGCGCGCCGGGGTCAATGAGGTCATTCTGGTGGCTCAGGATATGACCAGCTACGGCATCGACCTCGACCCCAAACATAATCGCGACTACCTGCTGCGCCTGCTCCGCCGCCTCGATGAAGAGGCCGACGAGATCAGCTGGGTGCGCCTGCTTTATATGTACCCGTGGAACTTCACCGACGATCTGGTGGAGTTTTTCCAGACCTCTGAGAAGCTCGTGCCCTATGTCGATATGCCGCTGCAGCACATCAACCGGCGCATCCTCAAGTCGATGAAGCGCAACATCCAGCGCGATGCTCAGGCGCGCCTTATCGATAAGTTGCGGGGCATCGACGATCTGGTGCTACGTACGAGCCTGATCGCCGGCTACCCTGGCGAGACCGACGCGGAGTTCCGCGAGCTCTACGACTGGGTCAAAGAGGTGGAGTTCGACCGGGTGGGCGTCTTCGTCTACAGCCCGGAGGAGGGCACCGCGGCCGGTGCGATGGAAGATCAGGTCGAGGAGCACGTGAAAGTCGAGCGTCGTGACGCGCTGATGGAGCTTCAGCAGGGCATCAGCGAGCGCAAGAACGCCGAGTGGGTCGGTCAGACCACCGAGGTGATTGTGGACGGCGTCAGCGAAGAGCACGAGCTCGTGCTGGAGGGCCGCCATTACGGCCAGGCCCCCGATATCGACGGGGTGGTCTACCTCTCCTTCGATTACGGCGGTGATGTGCCGGTGCCTGGCGAGTTTGTGGAGGTGGAGATTCAGCAGGCCGGGGCCTATGATTTGACCGGCGTGGTGATTCCGAAAGATCCGCTGGGTCTTGGCGAGGGCAAGCTGAATCTGCGCAGCTAA